AACGGGGACACTTCGCAGCGTAGTCCTGAGCCTGTTCACAAACGGTTCCACGATTTAAATCAAGAAAATCAAGAACTTCCAAAGCCATCGTGGAATGGCAGCCCTCTTTTTGGTGGGTAAAAAAGAACAGGCCATACTCCAGCTTGGCAAAGTCTGCTTTATAACCATTCAACTGCAAAAACGGGTCATCTAAAAAATCATCTCGTGTTTGCCAGACCTCCAGGCAACAGGGGCAGATTTTAAAAGGAACGCGCATCGTTGTTTTCCCTCTGCAGCATCAGGACCTCTCAAGCCTTGCGATAAGAGACGAAACTTTTTAAAAACTCGCAGTGCAATTGAGCACCGCCCTGATAATCGTGTCGCACGCTTGTTGAGAATCCGTTCCACGGCGAGAACCTGTAATAGACACTCTCTTCCTACCGCTCATTCACCGCTTTGAGTTTTATTTTATCATAAAAAAAAATCAATCCATTGAAAGGACGCATCAAAAAAATAAGCGCGCTAGATGGATGAACTCAGATGGCGGGTTAAGAGTCATGCGTCGCGCCCTAAAGAAGGAAGGGATCGCCACAGTAAAAGCACGCATTATCTTTTACAGGAGCATCTTCTTTATAGAGGCTCCGGCAGCGTATTTCGGCAAAAAGGAAAAAAGAGAAGAACTTACCAGAAATGTAATACGTGGTAAAAACAAGGAGGGACTAACCGCAACAGGACGTTGCAGAAAAAACGTTATAGATGAACACCAGCCCAGACGACACGCCCGACAATGTCCAGAATCGGGAGCGACTCGCTACGAACAATCTGATCTTCATAACGCGGATTGTCTGTTTTTACGTGAATATCTCCGTTCACCATTTTTTGCAAGCGCCGAACAATCACCTTTTCATCCTGGCGCAAAGCGAAAATGGCATCCGCTGACAGGTCCGCCTGATTCATATCAACCAGGACCAGACTTCCGGCAGCAAAGGTCGGAGACATACTATCTCCAGTCACACGTACCGAGAGAAGTTTGTTCACTTCAAAGCCCTGATCAACGACCCAGTTCTGAAAAAAATCCATGAAGGTCTTGAACGAAGACAAGTTCGCATAGTCCCGAACAATACATGCCGGGCCATTTTCATCACAGGCACCACTGGGGCAATCCTTAACAAAAGGCTGACAGGGTTTTTCGCCCCCCAATAACAACCACTGTGGACACACGGCCAGCTGTCGACAAATTGCTGTCAAAAAACCAGCATCCGGAAGACTGATTCCTTTTTCGTAGCGCCCGAGGGTACTCTTGCTGACACCAAAGCGTCGCGCAAAATCA
This region of uncultured Desulfuromonas sp. genomic DNA includes:
- a CDS encoding LexA family transcriptional regulator is translated as MKTIGDRLRFLRGKEKLPDFARRFGVSKSTLGRYEKGISLPDAGFLTAICRQLAVCPQWLLLGGEKPCQPFVKDCPSGACDENGPACIVRDYANLSSFKTFMDFFQNWVVDQGFEVNKLLSVRVTGDSMSPTFAAGSLVLVDMNQADLSADAIFALRQDEKVIVRRLQKMVNGDIHVKTDNPRYEDQIVRSESLPILDIVGRVVWAGVHL